A section of the Paenibacillus aurantius genome encodes:
- a CDS encoding C40 family peptidase — protein MLFAFSPSVFAATRYETKIERGVNFRSQPNLSSKVYRSLKVNEYVHVIHLEKPGWIKIQTKEGRTGYMSSLPKYSTYSLPSVSTLRSNVVSYAKSLQGRVNYKYAARDEARLLFDCSSFTQYVYKKQGIYIPWGANAQTKYGTTIKYKSSLQMGDLVMMSFSKNSTRIGHVGIYIGGGKFIHNVNPTDDVVISDLNTGYWKDRFVKGTRVIR, from the coding sequence ATGCTGTTTGCCTTTAGTCCGTCCGTCTTCGCCGCCACCCGATACGAAACCAAGATCGAACGCGGCGTTAACTTTCGTTCCCAGCCAAATTTGTCCTCCAAGGTATACCGCAGTCTAAAAGTAAATGAATATGTACACGTCATTCACCTGGAAAAGCCAGGCTGGATCAAAATTCAAACGAAAGAGGGACGCACCGGCTACATGTCGTCGCTCCCGAAATATTCCACCTACAGCCTGCCAAGCGTATCCACTCTGCGTTCTAATGTGGTAAGTTACGCCAAATCCCTGCAAGGCCGCGTTAACTATAAGTATGCCGCGCGTGATGAGGCCCGTCTGCTGTTCGACTGCTCCTCCTTCACCCAATATGTTTACAAGAAGCAGGGCATCTACATTCCGTGGGGAGCCAACGCCCAGACGAAATACGGCACCACGATCAAGTACAAGTCCTCCCTGCAAATGGGCGACCTTGTCATGATGAGCTTCAGCAAGAACAGCACCAGGATCGGTCATGTCGGCATTTACATTGGAGGCGGCAAGTTCATCCACAACGTGAATCCGACGGATGATGTCGTCATCAGCGACTTGAACACCGGCTACTGGAAGGACCGTTTCGTCAAAGGAACCCGGGTCATCCGTTAA
- a CDS encoding S-layer homology domain-containing protein — protein sequence MLFFRKQAAQARKLTAAVLVVLLLLGSVPSISFAEPYQPDTGWKPLGGGSALNGDTGQNADTPETTVWNGQLYAIWKEDVQPPNSFGSSYGQIRVKAWNGQVWTSADGGAALNDENTSASAPNLAVYDGELYAIWAETVPDFNGSNTDYIRVKKYDGQNWSWADGGTSFAITGQTSMMPVLMAYHDELYAAWLNQGGGARTLIVKKYNGQTWTDEVSGLTLTPGGSPFRPEFEIFNDKLYLTWDENGATSGSYMPVFEKNGNSPWTNISGINGITGGNVPSAAATIKAYNGHLYGVWRDWGTNSFKIRKYDGNGWTLVGDGNIPTTPNRSAQDPNFTVLNDKMYFSWVESSSSGFGMECRVMQFDGTNWSPADNGFPVAMGPYENTIQATGDKLYLLWSDSGQLHAAIYSPSLPAPAGLQASPEDGAVTVNWNPGGSAVTSYAVYMGTVSGEYGAQPVGIVDGSIFSYKVGNLTNGTTYYFAVKAIGPDGESDYSQEVSAAAGIVTAVSPMAGCVYSWTDNPDEAQVICGIDTLNVGVNAGDPTTGGSRNLTSVLSFLLPPDAGSVASAKLKVFVTQKHVTSGAPDLTMTIHKGSAAWQPPSLENGPIAAVPSTTSVTTGTYSIDGAPKWYSFDVTSLVRDSWERSEPFLTMVLKGPAAAHSSDVSFLNFLYSIPGYVPDLELTMGPRPQPEPQPAPELTELSWSPGLLPGTTRLTGASGEPVLRYAVGGANAFPRPNIGEPASLSGYVQPLVLNQDVPVSSGQHLYIAAIDSEGRITAWTDVAVSDANIATLPNPIPTPTPTPTPEPTPTPEPSATPTPEPTPPVWTGPIIDATPTPTPTPSATPAPTPAPTPAPTPVIGKDGTTTYTTVQQPSDIPGLLSDLKKNGMHADKVVIKGGINNEFKVSPAVLAELRASQMALSLATNSGEFTVPHGELAKITGDLVLVPQNVPAAPSNLQPLTPLLTVKAAGKNDLTLVAKLPGKTADELRRANAYVIGMDGQPHILPSRNVDGQKVLTVQEGQQVYLGFRTQRFSDMPGSWSENAVNFLADKEILDGYPDSRFQPTGLVTRAEFTKMITAAVFARGQRDEQLPFADISTDNWHYQAVAAGWDAGFVTGDDQGNFHPERQITREEMVAILTRVFTKYGTPASGSSAALNSYADGATVSSWFQGEFTTALANGLISGYGDHSLQPQRQGTRAEAATMIYNLLDKLPF from the coding sequence ATGTTATTTTTTAGAAAACAGGCAGCTCAAGCAAGAAAGCTGACGGCCGCCGTATTGGTGGTCCTGCTGCTGCTCGGCAGTGTTCCGTCTATCTCGTTCGCCGAGCCCTATCAGCCGGATACGGGGTGGAAGCCGTTGGGTGGGGGGAGTGCTTTAAATGGGGATACCGGTCAAAATGCGGACACCCCCGAAACGACAGTCTGGAACGGCCAGCTCTATGCGATCTGGAAGGAAGATGTCCAACCGCCCAATTCGTTCGGCAGCAGCTACGGGCAGATAAGGGTCAAGGCTTGGAATGGACAAGTATGGACATCCGCTGACGGCGGGGCCGCACTAAATGATGAGAATACCTCGGCCTCGGCTCCTAACTTAGCCGTATATGATGGTGAACTCTATGCCATCTGGGCGGAAACGGTTCCTGATTTCAACGGCTCTAACACGGACTACATTCGGGTCAAGAAATACGATGGCCAAAACTGGTCATGGGCAGACGGGGGTACGTCCTTCGCTATAACCGGTCAAACCAGCATGATGCCCGTTCTTATGGCTTACCATGACGAGTTGTACGCCGCATGGCTAAACCAAGGCGGGGGAGCCCGAACCCTGATCGTTAAGAAATATAACGGGCAGACCTGGACGGATGAAGTCTCTGGACTGACCCTCACACCCGGTGGAAGTCCCTTTAGACCGGAATTTGAAATCTTCAATGACAAGCTTTACTTGACGTGGGATGAAAATGGAGCAACCAGTGGAAGCTACATGCCCGTTTTCGAAAAGAACGGAAATTCACCCTGGACGAATATTTCCGGAATTAACGGAATAACCGGTGGCAACGTTCCTTCGGCTGCCGCAACGATTAAAGCCTACAACGGCCACTTGTATGGCGTTTGGCGTGACTGGGGCACGAATAGCTTCAAAATCCGAAAATACGATGGGAATGGGTGGACGTTAGTAGGAGATGGAAATATCCCCACCACTCCCAACAGAAGCGCCCAGGACCCTAACTTCACAGTCCTTAACGATAAAATGTATTTTTCATGGGTAGAAAGCAGCTCTTCGGGTTTTGGTATGGAGTGTCGTGTTATGCAGTTTGACGGCACCAACTGGTCTCCTGCCGATAACGGGTTTCCTGTTGCGATGGGGCCGTACGAGAACACAATCCAAGCTACTGGGGACAAGCTTTATCTTCTTTGGTCCGATAGCGGCCAGCTCCACGCAGCCATCTACAGCCCCTCCCTTCCGGCTCCAGCCGGTCTGCAGGCGTCGCCTGAAGATGGGGCCGTAACGGTAAACTGGAACCCGGGCGGTTCCGCGGTCACGTCTTACGCCGTCTATATGGGAACCGTGAGCGGGGAGTACGGAGCGCAGCCCGTGGGTATTGTCGATGGCAGCATCTTCAGCTATAAGGTAGGGAATTTGACAAACGGGACGACGTATTATTTTGCCGTCAAAGCGATCGGGCCCGATGGGGAAAGTGACTATTCACAGGAGGTCTCGGCCGCGGCGGGGATAGTGACAGCTGTTTCGCCAATGGCAGGATGTGTCTACTCCTGGACGGATAATCCGGATGAGGCTCAGGTGATTTGCGGGATCGATACCCTGAATGTCGGAGTAAATGCAGGTGACCCGACTACAGGAGGGAGCCGCAACCTGACGTCCGTGCTTTCCTTTCTCCTTCCGCCGGATGCAGGCTCGGTTGCTTCCGCCAAGTTGAAGGTGTTCGTCACCCAGAAACATGTCACGAGCGGTGCGCCGGATCTCACGATGACCATTCATAAAGGAAGCGCGGCCTGGCAGCCACCTTCCCTGGAGAACGGACCCATCGCAGCCGTTCCTTCTACGACAAGTGTAACAACCGGGACCTATTCCATTGATGGAGCCCCTAAGTGGTATTCGTTCGATGTGACTTCCTTGGTCCGGGACAGCTGGGAGCGCAGCGAGCCCTTCTTGACCATGGTTCTTAAAGGACCGGCTGCGGCCCATTCTTCCGATGTCTCCTTCTTAAATTTTCTATACAGCATCCCCGGTTATGTTCCGGACCTGGAGCTGACCATGGGGCCACGGCCGCAGCCCGAGCCGCAGCCTGCTCCTGAGCTTACGGAGTTGAGCTGGTCACCGGGTCTGCTTCCGGGAACGACCCGGCTGACCGGGGCGTCCGGCGAGCCTGTTCTTAGGTATGCGGTCGGCGGGGCGAATGCTTTTCCCCGTCCTAATATAGGGGAACCCGCTTCTCTGTCGGGATATGTCCAACCGCTGGTCCTGAACCAGGACGTGCCCGTGTCGAGCGGCCAGCATCTCTATATAGCGGCGATCGATTCGGAAGGGCGGATCACCGCATGGACGGATGTGGCCGTATCGGATGCGAACATTGCTACCCTGCCGAACCCGATTCCAACACCGACTCCGACGCCAACTCCGGAGCCGACGCCGACGCCAGAACCGTCTGCAACACCAACGCCGGAACCAACACCGCCGGTTTGGACCGGACCTATTATCGATGCAACACCGACGCCAACGCCGACCCCGAGCGCGACGCCGGCCCCTACTCCGGCCCCTACTCCGGCCCCTACTCCTGTAATTGGCAAGGATGGGACAACAACATACACAACGGTGCAACAGCCATCTGACATTCCAGGACTTTTAAGCGATCTTAAAAAGAACGGAATGCACGCCGACAAGGTAGTTATAAAAGGCGGCATCAACAACGAATTCAAAGTTTCACCGGCTGTGCTTGCGGAACTGCGCGCTAGCCAAATGGCTTTGAGTCTCGCTACAAATTCGGGCGAGTTTACGGTGCCGCATGGAGAACTGGCGAAAATCACGGGCGACTTGGTTCTCGTTCCGCAGAATGTGCCGGCCGCGCCAAGTAACCTGCAGCCCTTAACTCCACTGCTTACGGTTAAAGCTGCAGGGAAAAACGACCTTACTCTCGTGGCTAAGCTGCCTGGAAAAACCGCGGACGAACTGCGGCGGGCTAATGCTTATGTCATCGGCATGGACGGTCAGCCCCACATCCTGCCAAGCCGGAACGTGGATGGGCAAAAGGTCTTGACGGTGCAAGAAGGCCAACAAGTTTATCTCGGATTCCGGACCCAGCGCTTCAGCGACATGCCTGGTTCCTGGTCCGAAAATGCCGTCAATTTCTTAGCGGACAAGGAGATTCTCGATGGCTATCCGGATTCCCGCTTCCAACCTACCGGGTTGGTAACTCGCGCGGAGTTCACCAAAATGATCACTGCAGCGGTATTTGCCCGCGGTCAGCGCGATGAACAGCTTCCTTTCGCGGATATTTCCACCGACAACTGGCATTATCAAGCCGTTGCGGCGGGCTGGGATGCTGGTTTCGTCACGGGGGATGATCAAGGGAATTTCCACCCGGAGCGGCAAATCACCCGGGAAGAGATGGTTGCTATTCTTACCCGGGTATTCACCAAATATGGCACCCCGGCTTCTGGAAGTTCTGCCGCTTTGAATTCTTATGCTGACGGCGCAACTGTGAGCAGTTGGTTCCAGGGTGAATTTACCACGGCCTTGGCTAACGGGCTGATTAGCGGCTATGGGGACCATTCCTTGCAACCGCAGCGCCAAGGAACACGGGCGGAAGCTGCGACAATGATCTACAACTTGTTAGATAAACTGCCATTCTAA
- a CDS encoding response regulator, which yields MIRTVLIDDEAMALQLMDILLKELGGVSVLGRFQHVKEGLDFMARHKADLVFLDIEMPGENGLTAAERIQALYPEAKIVFVTAYQEYAVKAFEVEALDYLLKPVSKERLAKALDRYRSQVLQPGSSGTERTADPQNEGLYLRTLGALELCADGRPVAWRTKKTKELFAYLWHAEGTPVSRDRILDELWPDLTVDRAQALLHTTMYHLRSGLRAAGHPEGITFREERYRMAEGIVKSDIEALEAGWREEHVPVLPEMLSLYRGDYFEAESYEWAEPKRVSLRSRFLQWLEGRLDHTEGQEREAVLRKMIGLEPYSETLVCRLASYLVERGNKPEARQQYRELENRLKKELGVKLSPETLAVKSKLGL from the coding sequence ATGATTAGAACCGTTTTGATCGATGATGAAGCCATGGCCCTGCAGCTGATGGATATCCTGCTGAAAGAACTGGGAGGGGTATCGGTGCTGGGCCGGTTCCAGCATGTCAAGGAGGGGCTGGACTTTATGGCCCGTCACAAGGCCGACCTGGTCTTCCTTGATATTGAAATGCCGGGAGAGAACGGCCTGACAGCCGCCGAGCGGATCCAAGCCCTATATCCGGAGGCCAAAATCGTATTTGTCACGGCCTATCAGGAATACGCCGTAAAGGCCTTCGAGGTCGAGGCGCTCGATTATTTGCTGAAGCCCGTTTCGAAAGAACGGCTCGCGAAAGCGCTGGACCGGTACCGGAGCCAGGTTCTCCAGCCCGGCTCATCCGGTACGGAGCGCACCGCCGATCCTCAAAACGAAGGGCTGTACCTGCGGACGCTGGGTGCCTTGGAGCTGTGTGCGGACGGCCGTCCGGTTGCGTGGAGGACCAAGAAGACGAAGGAGCTGTTCGCATACCTGTGGCATGCGGAGGGAACGCCGGTATCCCGGGACCGGATCCTGGACGAGCTGTGGCCGGATCTCACGGTCGACCGGGCCCAGGCGCTGCTCCACACCACGATGTATCACCTGAGGAGCGGGCTCCGGGCGGCGGGGCATCCCGAGGGAATCACTTTCCGCGAGGAACGCTACCGGATGGCGGAGGGGATCGTAAAGAGCGATATCGAGGCGCTGGAGGCAGGGTGGAGAGAAGAGCATGTGCCTGTACTTCCGGAGATGCTGTCGCTCTATCGAGGGGATTACTTCGAAGCCGAGTCGTATGAATGGGCGGAGCCGAAGCGGGTTTCTCTTCGTTCCCGATTCCTTCAGTGGCTGGAGGGCCGGCTGGATCACACTGAAGGGCAGGAGAGGGAAGCCGTCCTGCGTAAAATGATCGGGCTGGAGCCCTACTCCGAGACTCTGGTCTGCCGGCTGGCTTCCTATCTGGTCGAGAGGGGGAACAAGCCCGAAGCCCGGCAGCAGTACCGGGAGCTGGAGAACCGGCTGAAGAAAGAGCTGGGCGTGAAGCTCTCTCCGGAAACCCTTGCGGTGAAAAGCAAGCTGGGCTTGTAA
- a CDS encoding hybrid sensor histidine kinase/response regulator, which produces MNRQRAITISVVSIFVIFWGWIMLRWLDPVQHYPEAHDGRLDARAWDFAQQGVLPLRGEWEFYEGRLLRPEDFRDTPSLAAGHRTIQVPGAWDGLVSSGGEKGYGAGTYRLVIETGKKELYSLRAKKVRLSSHFFLNGTDLGGNGRPSADRLDFVPSNLPYFGTVEAGTGRVEILIQVASFDFKSSGLVQAPEFGPHLMMLERRDHSRLADMILITVMLVLGLYFIGMFRRWRKEPHAMYLSFFSLSLGFFFSIDNEILFSELFPDFPFPWLQKMLLFWPFLAFLTFGLYIFRFLGERDSRLFRWLKLVAWTYILVMLLVPNAVLSQIFLTNIALQSLMFVAILQVLVRSRRKGVPGTAYLALGVFFLLVSWLTAHFRYELALDNPYYMIVTPLLLVFSQAFLASSRQQQAYEQNEKLSRKLLEYDRNKDEFLAKTSHELRTPLHGIINLSQLLLDDPEAALHPRHRENVRLLNQVGRRLASLVHDILDLSKMKQGVLRIDKTAVDVAVSVDVVLDMLSITPRKERVSIQKELPEELPLVWADESRLRQILFNLLENGLKYTSEGTVRILAEEKNGRLAVTVADTGFGIPDSVKARIFEPYEQYAAETGNVPVRGGIGLGLSITRQLVELQGGALEVESELGKGSRFTFTLPIAEEPEGQTRKPAPDEPAAEEPSVSLSWAGEGTASAVLWMIDDELSNIKILTDTASSLGCRYQAFLGGEEALRQLDMSPPPDLVLLDLMMPGVSGLEVCRRIRAVYSLAELPVLMLTASGQMADSVMSLEAGANDILQKPFELVELKARVQSLLAMKRSTEQAVRREIDSLQAQITPHFLYNSLNAMVALSYMDTGKLRETIYDLTTYLRAKFTFPSKGELVPFEWELELVRAYLAIEQLRFGERLQVHYEVEEGFACLLPPLTLQPLVENAVRHGIAPRDQGGTVTVKAFRREKEAVLEVEDNGTGMSADQLDALASDRTRGVGVPNVNRRLEMIYGTRLEIASGLDRGTRIQVTIPEEAYD; this is translated from the coding sequence ATGAACAGACAGCGGGCGATCACGATAAGCGTGGTCAGTATTTTTGTTATTTTTTGGGGTTGGATTATGCTGCGCTGGCTGGACCCGGTCCAGCATTATCCGGAAGCGCACGACGGGCGGCTCGATGCGCGCGCGTGGGACTTCGCCCAGCAAGGGGTTCTCCCGCTTCGGGGAGAGTGGGAGTTCTACGAGGGGCGGCTTCTGCGGCCGGAGGATTTCCGGGATACGCCAAGTCTGGCGGCTGGACACCGAACGATTCAAGTCCCGGGAGCCTGGGACGGGCTGGTGTCGTCCGGAGGAGAGAAAGGATACGGGGCCGGCACGTACCGCCTGGTCATCGAGACCGGGAAGAAGGAGCTGTACAGCCTTCGGGCCAAAAAAGTACGGCTCTCGAGCCATTTTTTCCTGAATGGAACCGATCTCGGGGGCAACGGGCGTCCCTCTGCGGACCGGTTGGATTTCGTCCCGAGCAACCTGCCGTACTTCGGAACGGTCGAGGCGGGGACCGGCCGGGTCGAGATCCTCATCCAGGTGGCGAGCTTTGATTTCAAGAGCAGCGGTCTGGTGCAGGCTCCCGAATTCGGCCCTCATCTGATGATGCTGGAACGGAGGGATCACTCCCGGCTGGCCGATATGATTCTCATTACGGTTATGCTCGTTCTCGGACTGTATTTTATCGGAATGTTCCGGCGGTGGCGCAAGGAGCCGCATGCGATGTACCTGAGCTTTTTTTCTTTGTCGCTCGGCTTCTTCTTCAGCATCGACAATGAGATTCTCTTCTCCGAGCTCTTTCCGGACTTTCCTTTTCCGTGGCTCCAGAAGATGCTGCTGTTCTGGCCGTTTCTCGCCTTTCTGACTTTCGGGCTTTATATTTTCCGTTTTCTCGGTGAACGGGATTCCCGGCTGTTCCGCTGGCTGAAACTGGTGGCGTGGACGTATATCCTCGTTATGCTGCTCGTTCCAAATGCCGTTCTGTCCCAAATCTTTCTTACGAATATCGCGCTGCAGTCCCTAATGTTCGTGGCCATTCTACAGGTGCTTGTCCGCAGCAGGCGAAAGGGCGTTCCAGGGACCGCCTATCTGGCGCTCGGGGTCTTCTTTCTGCTCGTTTCCTGGCTGACCGCCCATTTCCGTTACGAGCTTGCGCTCGATAATCCTTACTATATGATCGTCACGCCTCTTCTTCTTGTGTTTTCTCAGGCTTTTCTCGCTTCTTCCCGGCAGCAGCAGGCTTACGAGCAGAACGAGAAGCTTTCGCGGAAGCTGCTGGAATATGACCGGAACAAGGACGAATTCCTTGCCAAAACGTCGCATGAGCTCCGCACGCCCCTTCACGGAATCATCAATTTGTCGCAGCTGCTGCTGGACGATCCGGAAGCGGCCCTACACCCCCGCCACCGGGAAAACGTACGCCTGCTCAATCAGGTGGGGCGTCGGCTTGCGAGCCTAGTACACGATATTCTCGACCTGTCCAAAATGAAGCAGGGCGTTCTGCGGATCGACAAGACCGCGGTGGATGTGGCGGTCAGCGTCGATGTCGTGCTGGACATGCTGTCCATCACCCCGAGGAAAGAACGGGTTTCGATCCAAAAGGAGCTGCCGGAGGAGCTTCCCCTGGTATGGGCCGATGAAAGCCGGCTCCGGCAAATTTTGTTCAATCTGCTGGAAAACGGCTTGAAATACACAAGCGAGGGGACGGTCCGCATTCTGGCGGAGGAGAAGAACGGGCGGCTGGCGGTTACCGTGGCCGACACCGGCTTCGGCATTCCGGATTCCGTGAAGGCCCGGATCTTTGAGCCCTACGAGCAGTATGCGGCGGAGACGGGGAATGTCCCCGTCAGGGGAGGCATCGGCCTCGGCCTAAGCATCACCAGGCAGCTGGTGGAGCTGCAGGGAGGCGCCCTGGAGGTGGAATCCGAGCTCGGGAAGGGCTCCCGGTTTACGTTCACCCTGCCGATCGCGGAAGAACCGGAAGGACAGACCCGTAAGCCGGCTCCGGATGAACCGGCTGCGGAGGAACCTTCGGTTTCCCTCAGCTGGGCGGGGGAAGGAACGGCTTCCGCCGTTCTATGGATGATTGACGACGAGCTGTCGAACATCAAAATTTTAACGGATACCGCGTCCTCCCTCGGCTGCCGTTACCAAGCGTTCCTCGGGGGAGAGGAGGCGCTCCGTCAGCTCGATATGTCGCCCCCGCCTGACCTCGTGCTCCTCGATCTCATGATGCCGGGCGTCTCCGGCCTCGAGGTATGCCGGCGGATCCGCGCCGTCTACAGCCTGGCGGAACTCCCCGTGCTGATGCTTACGGCGTCGGGGCAAATGGCGGATTCCGTGATGTCGCTTGAGGCCGGAGCGAACGACATCCTCCAGAAGCCGTTCGAGCTGGTGGAGCTGAAGGCACGCGTGCAGTCCCTGCTGGCGATGAAGAGATCAACGGAGCAGGCGGTCCGCCGGGAAATCGACTCCCTGCAGGCGCAGATTACGCCCCATTTTCTCTATAACAGCCTCAATGCCATGGTGGCTCTGAGCTACATGGATACGGGAAAGCTCCGGGAAACGATCTATGACCTCACGACCTATTTGCGGGCGAAATTTACGTTTCCTTCTAAGGGCGAGCTCGTTCCGTTCGAATGGGAGCTGGAGCTGGTGCGGGCGTATCTCGCTATCGAGCAGCTTCGATTCGGCGAACGGCTGCAGGTACATTACGAGGTGGAGGAGGGCTTCGCCTGCTTGCTCCCTCCGCTTACCCTTCAGCCGTTAGTGGAGAACGCGGTGCGTCACGGCATCGCTCCCCGGGATCAGGGAGGAACGGTCACCGTGAAGGCATTCCGCCGGGAGAAGGAAGCGGTGCTGGAAGTGGAGGACAACGGAACCGGGATGTCCGCCGACCAGCTGGATGCTCTGGCGTCGGACCGGACGCGGGGCGTCGGGGTGCCGAATGTGAACCGACGGCTCGAGATGATTTACGGAACGCGCCTGGAGATCGCAAGCGGCTTGGACCGGGGAACGAGGATACAGGTTACGATACCGGAGGAGGCCTATGATTAG
- a CDS encoding (Fe-S)-binding protein, whose product MSGNTSIKPLIVKESGSPLAERMKLTLNYDELTNCMRCGFCQPSCPTFKETGLEAASPRGRIALMKAVVDGVMEPDDSFSRQMDLCLGCRACEPVCPADVKYGQLLEQTRDAIEDHAEHSWWVKGLRSLTFRHMFPHQKRMRLLGSGLRLYQRSGAAKLVRSAGVMKLFPETMRQMERILPEASGDGVVDRLGTFYPAKGTAVAKVGLFRGCIMDVLFTETNVNTAKLLAEAGFDVVIPDTQNCCGALHAHSGELDQARDLARRNIRAFREAGVDYIISNAGGCGALLVEYHHLLHEDPVMAEEARWFAERVKDITQVILERGHVPALTERLREGRPSGDQTETVITYQDSCHLRNVMKAGNAPRNLMSRIPGVRFRELQGADRCCGSAGIYNLVQPEMSMQVLDHKMEHVKETEAQYLLTSNPGCLLQMKLGIEREGLAGRMEAVHLVDFLYERMKPQPVGETEAALPGPGSTSAGQTAPRSEK is encoded by the coding sequence ATGAGCGGAAATACGTCCATCAAGCCCCTGATCGTGAAGGAGAGCGGAAGCCCGCTCGCCGAGCGCATGAAGCTGACACTGAATTACGACGAGCTGACCAACTGCATGAGGTGCGGGTTCTGCCAGCCGTCCTGCCCGACCTTCAAGGAAACGGGGCTCGAGGCGGCTTCCCCGAGGGGGAGGATCGCGCTGATGAAAGCGGTCGTCGACGGGGTGATGGAGCCGGATGACTCGTTCAGCCGGCAAATGGACCTCTGCCTCGGCTGCCGGGCATGCGAACCGGTCTGTCCGGCCGATGTGAAGTACGGCCAGCTGCTTGAGCAGACAAGAGACGCCATCGAGGACCACGCCGAGCACTCCTGGTGGGTCAAGGGGCTGCGAAGCCTGACCTTCCGGCACATGTTCCCGCACCAGAAGCGGATGCGGCTCCTGGGTTCCGGACTCCGGCTGTACCAGAGGTCGGGAGCGGCGAAGCTCGTCCGTTCGGCGGGCGTGATGAAGCTCTTCCCGGAGACGATGCGCCAGATGGAGCGGATCCTCCCCGAAGCCTCCGGCGACGGAGTGGTGGACCGGCTAGGGACGTTCTACCCGGCCAAGGGCACAGCCGTGGCGAAGGTAGGGCTGTTCCGCGGCTGCATCATGGATGTGCTCTTCACGGAAACGAACGTCAACACCGCCAAGCTGCTTGCGGAAGCGGGCTTTGATGTGGTCATTCCCGACACGCAGAACTGCTGCGGCGCTCTTCATGCCCACAGCGGGGAGCTCGACCAGGCGAGAGACCTCGCCCGCCGCAACATACGCGCTTTCCGCGAGGCCGGTGTGGATTACATCATCTCGAATGCCGGAGGCTGCGGCGCCCTGCTCGTGGAATATCATCATCTGCTGCATGAAGATCCCGTAATGGCCGAGGAGGCCCGTTGGTTTGCCGAGCGGGTGAAGGACATAACCCAGGTCATTCTCGAGCGCGGCCATGTTCCCGCCTTGACGGAGAGGCTGCGCGAAGGCAGGCCTTCCGGAGACCAAACAGAGACGGTCATCACGTACCAGGACTCGTGCCACCTGCGCAATGTCATGAAAGCGGGCAATGCGCCCCGCAACCTGATGAGCCGCATCCCGGGCGTCCGTTTCCGCGAGCTCCAGGGGGCCGACCGCTGCTGCGGATCGGCGGGCATCTACAACCTCGTGCAGCCGGAGATGTCCATGCAGGTGCTCGATCATAAGATGGAGCACGTGAAAGAAACGGAAGCACAGTACTTGCTGACGAGCAATCCGGGCTGTCTGCTGCAGATGAAGCTCGGCATCGAGAGAGAGGGATTGGCGGGACGGATGGAAGCCGTCCATTTGGTCGATTTCCTCTATGAGCGGATGAAGCCGCAGCCGGTTGGAGAAACAGAAGCAGCGCTGCCCGGGCCCGGATCGACGAGCGCCGGACAGACGGCTCCCCGATCGGAAAAATAA